In a genomic window of Oncorhynchus keta strain PuntledgeMale-10-30-2019 chromosome 28, Oket_V2, whole genome shotgun sequence:
- the ppp1r3da gene encoding protein phosphatase 1, regulatory subunit 3Da — protein sequence MDWTIGKERIPSCNSELPKASKNASGTNLTINLNEMLRSKAAVERKHVPIRPPNPRAPAPRELEFSRGLSCEPMPKPIIRRRARSLSSSTEWKRHTRNVGVRFVDCLGLDLEDVKVFKTGEDPFVPQHVSFRLLMGAELAGGKNLEISLPYLKPVFPQQPGDRPEFFSRLRQQRVCLERVLCFDLGIIGITQVLNLHFEKEVSVRYSFTGWRCSSETKASWVSTTCKSWDGTQEQLNCDTFRFHLPVPPFLLPGAALEFAVRYKVSGKEHWDNNEGQNYKLVCHSYKLTVPKECEHSMVHFI from the coding sequence ATGGATTGGACTATTGGGAAGGAGAGAATTCCCTCATGTAATAGTGAACTGCCTAAGGCCTCAAAGAATGCCTCCGGAACCAACCTCACTATCAATCTGAATGAAATGCTCAGATCAAAAGCTGCCGTGGAAAGGAAGCATGTTCCAATCCGCCCACCCAACCCAAGAGCCCCTGCACCCAGGGAACTGGAGTTTAGTCGAGGACTTTCCTGTGAGCCCATGCCCAAACCCATTATCCGAAGACGTGCACGatctctgtcctcctccacagAGTGGAAGAGGCACACTCGTAATGTTGGGGTGCGTTTTGTAGACTGTCTGGGCCTGGACCTAGAGGACGTTAAGGTTTTCAAAACCGGAGAGGATCCCTTTGTGCCACAACATGTCTCCTTCAGGCTTTTGATGGGTGCAGAGCTGGCTGGGGGGAAGAACTTGGAAATCTCGCTGCCGTATCTGAAGCCGGTGTTCCCTCAGCAACCCGGTGATCGACCTGAATTCTTCAGCCGCCTGCGCCAGCAGAGGGTCTGTCTGGAGAGGGTTTTGTGCTTTGACCTGGGCATCATCGGGATCACTCAGGTCCTCAACCTCCATTTTGAGAAAGAGGTGAGCGTGCGCTATTCATTCACAGGATGGAGGTGCAGCTCAGAAACCAAGGCCTCCTGGGTATCCACCACCTGCAAGTCCTGGGATGGAACGCAGGAGCAGCTCAATTGTGACACCTTTCGTTTCCACCTGCCTGTTCCTCCCTTCCTGCTACCTGGAGCTGCTTTGGAATTTGCTGTCCGATACAAAGTGTCCGGGAAAGAGCACTGGGACAACAACGAGGGGCAAAACTACAAGTTGGTCTGCCATAGCTACAAGCTGACTGTGCCCAAGGAGTGTGAGCATAGCATGGTGCACTTTATTTGA